Part of the Anaerobacillus alkaliphilus genome, AACGCGGTAGTTTCTGCGGTTTTCTAAATAAAAATCCAATTGGGTCATATCATTATCAGGATTTATATTCCAAACGAAAACATAGGTGGATGGATCCTTAGGGTCCACCTTCCAAATCATTGGTGTTTGAATCGTACTAATTTCACCAAGCTTCCAACTTCTCTTTTTCCAAACCCAATAACTAGTACCATACCGACCATTAGAGGTAAATGGTACGAATACATGCGTATCACCTAAAAAAATAACATCTTGGATTTCAATTCTTTCAGGACCATCATGATAATAATTATTAACGGCTTTTATTAATTCCTCTTCTGAAATAAACACTATTGGTTTAGAGAAAAAATAGAAATAAAGACTCCCTGCCAAAACTAGAAAGATAGCAATTCCAATTATTTTCTTCTTTTTCATTCTTCATTGCCACCCTTCAAAATTGACTGATCGCTCCGAAAATATCGTTGTTTTTCCGAGGAGTCTACTAGTATACCTTTTCCATCTTTCTCCACATAAATCATCGTAGGCAATCCACTCCCCCATTTAGGCTGTGTACCCGCTAATTGATAAGGGAATTGTTCTTCTCTTTCATGAGGTTCATCATCAAATATATGTTGTTGATACCACTCAACACTAACAACTGGCTCTTCTCGAAAGCCGGAAAAATCTAAGTTAAGTTCCACTTCCTTTGCAGAAGGATGTAATTGAATAATCACAGCATCCTCATAATGAGCAAGATACGTCGATAAATTCTCTTTTGGGTAAACTGCATGATGCAGTAAAACAGCAGCGATCGTACCTGCAATAAAAATAAAATTTGCTTTAAATCCAAGCCAGGCAAATGGTCGGTATGTATCCCATGACCCTCTACCTGAAGCATACCAAAGCAACAACCAGACCCCTAGAGGTAAAATTGGTATCTTAACAACTGTACCCAACATAGGGAAGTCAAATGAAAACACGAACAATCCAACAAGAGTAGCAACACATACCTTCCATACTTTTGGTTTCTCTTCTTGTTTTTGATAATAGCGATAAGCTAGAAAAATTATTAGGCACCATGAAAACAAAGTGACCATTACTTCGATTATGTTTACCGGTAAATCTAGTGTTAGATACATATACGAATTCCTCCCTATCCAAATCCTATCACAATTTCCAGTGAACTGGGAGAAAAAATAGTGTCCATAAAAAAAGAGCTACGTTTAGTTAACGGATCCGTAACCTATCGCAAAATTATTAATTAAAATGTAGACGATAATGATCCTTTAAAAACAAAAATAAAATGGCTCTGTTCACATTGAACCGAGCCATTTTACATATACTTATTTTACTTGTTGCATTAACGTGCGTTACGTGAATAACTTATACCAATACAAAGTGGTTTCTATATTTGGATTATATGACTGCTTCAATGTGTCAACTCCACCTAGTATAAATCCTTGTTTCACATAAAACTTGCACGCTCCAAGATTATCATCTTGAGCCTCTAGAGACATTCCGATAAGTTTTCTTTGTTTTGCCCACTCTTCCGCTTGAGTTAAGAGCAACTTCCCGATTCCATATCCTCTAAACTCTTTTTTTGTAGCGATATTTTCAATATAACAGAAGCGATTCCAATCCTTAATTATTCTAATTTGCCCAATGCAATGATTATTCTTATAAGCTAAAAATAGAGCTTTATCTTCACGGTTTATATAAAGGCTCCAATCAAGTTTATCATCTGGGAAACGAATTTCTTTAGTTTCAGTTTCATCAAATAACTTCTCTTCAAATGACCATTTTCCTGATTGAAAACTAGGTACAACCTTACCAAACACTTTAAAATAATCATTTGTTTTATTAATGTCCTCAATTAATTCATCCTTTAATGGAGAAATTATGATTTCCTCTGCAATATTCATTTTAACACCTTCCCATTCTGAAAAAGAATTTTACTAGCACAAGCCTAAATACCTAACCTATTCAACATTACTGCTCAATACAACAGAAGCAGTTGTGCTATCGCTTCCTTAAATGCAATAAAGACCGAGATTTCATTAGCCGGTTTAGTGGAAAATGATTCAATTAAGATAATATTTATAAGAGAGTAAAACCAATTATAAAAATTATTGCTGTCACACTATAGAATGACCAATTAACAATTCGTCTTTCTATTACTGTAAGAAATTTGTATTCCATAAATCTTAAAGTACTTAGGATAAAAATAAGTCCAAACGTTATGAGTCCACGTCCTATGACATCAGACATGATTAAAATGTACCTAAGACCAGCAATCAAAATTAATAAAACACCTATATATCCAATGACAATATAAAAGTAATGGTTCTTTTTACTATCCACCAACTGCCACTCCTTCTCAATTGCAAACCCTTCAACTATCCTCTTTTTACTTCAACAAATAAAAGCCAATCTCCTTCTTGAAGATTATTCGTTTGACAATTGTACTACTAATAAACAATCGTTTCACTAATACACCTCGCAAAATTCGCATTTATTTAAACTACACGTTCAATAACAAAAGGAACTGCCGTTGCAACAGTTCCTAAACTAATTCTCACCGTTAGTTGAATACTTCACAGTACTTATATGGATCTTCCTCTAATCAGGTTACAAATCTCTATATATACAAAAAGCCGCCAAATTGACGGCTCTAATATTCAGAGGTATAAAATATTTAATTCACCTGCTTAATTTTGACTTAGAGAAGCTTTTTAATCTACTGTTTTAATATTGGTATTTTGTTTTGGACAACATCCCCAAAAATACGATAATTTATAGAGAAATATCCATGAATCATCATATCTCTCATACCAGCAATCTTTCTCCATTCAATCTGGGGGTTATCTTTTCTTAATTGATCAGGAAGTTTTTTGTTGCCTCTCCGATCACTAATATGTTTTTTATTACCGCATCAGAAACTAAATCATTTTCTATAAAATCATCAAACGAAAGTCCAGCTGTATATGTTTCAATTTTTACTGCAGCAGTGTAAATATCTTCTTAAAAGACTTTAGGCTCCCTCTGCATACTTAGCACTCCTAATAATAATTGGTTTAAGTGCGGGCTTTATATCATCGAAAATAACCAAATCTACTTGTTTTTGAAAAATATCTTCAAGTGCAAATTTTAAATCCATATAGTTATCAAACGTCATCGCATTTTCTTTAAATTCGACTAATAGATCGATATCACTTGTTTCCGTTTGCTCTTCACGAGTATATGAGCCAAATAATGCGATACGTTTCACTCCATATTTATCTTTCCATTCTTTCAAATTTTTCGAAAGCTCCTCAAGAATTTCTTGTTGCGATAACATAACAATCACCGCCATTTCCAGTATTCAATATTCTTAATTATATCACAAATTTTTTACTGTATTCGCATTACATAAATGATTATTGTTCCAGAACGTGCTTCGTTAGCGCCACAACGATTGTCACAGCCTGTTTCACTAAAGCCTTCTTATCTACAGTATGAAAATCCACCGTATTCAACGTAAGTAAAGATAGTAAAAGTGCCGATTTTCTATCTTTGTGGAAGCAATATCTACAGTAAGTATTTATAGTTTCTAACGTATGCGACGATAGGACTTTACTTGGAGGGGTGGGTATGATAGGCTTGTTTGCCTGCTGAAACACCTGCTTCAGCCTTTCAGGACCAATCATGCCCACAGAGGCTCCAAGTCAAGTCCTTAACCGCTTATCTATGACTACATGTACATAAAGATAAAAGGTGCTCCACATCAACGTTTTATTGTAGACACTGTAGATAAGCACCCGTTAATTGAACAAGGCATCTTAAAATTAATTTAACGATAAAACCATTTTAATCAATTCTTCTTTAGGCATTGCTTTAGTCCCTTTATAGTCAATTGCATATTCAACTTTATTTTTTCTCCAACTAATCATTTGTACGTTATCAACACTGTTGTAGTAAGCGGTTGTACCGTCACTAAGTGTTATGCTCTCGTCCCAACCTGCTACTTTATTCCAACCAATTTTACTTGTTGCCCATACTGTAATAGATTCATTTTGACTTTCGTAAACGGTTTTTAATCTATTAAAACTGCTTACTTTAGCATATTGTTTTTCTACATTTATGGGAATGTACGTTATGTTCTCTACCTTAAATGGCACAAATAAACCAGCAACATTGACGGGTAATTTAATGAAAGATAACATAATACCTAATATAATTAGAACCACCATCAATGTTGTCAATAGTCTTCTTTTTTTATCCGTTTCTTTTAATTTTTTCTTTCAATCTTGTCCAAGGTGTTTCTCCCTTCCTTTCTCTACTTACGGGTTACTCAATTTTTGTCCATTTAGCAGTACCTTGTTGAACATTCCTGCTCTTTACCTTAATTGCATTTCTTCACAAAATTAATATTAATCTCTATAATATTTTAACATAAAATACCAATGTCCTTGTGAGGTTTTTTATTATTCAAATTGAGAATTGGAAAAATATTTGAGTTAAACTGTACCTGAATTTGCACCTTTAATGGGCATATGTATACTGCTGGATATACATACGCAAATTCATCGATAAAACAGATTACAAAACTACTGATAATTTAGAACAAATCCCTTTATATCAATAAAAAGTGCCTACCAAATTAACAATTTGATAGGCAAATTACACTACATTTTTTTTGTTTGCGATAGGTAACTGGAACGGTAAACGTTTAGTAGCTTTTTATGATAATTTTTTTAGTGAAATATCCACCTTCATTAACACTATTGTCAATAGAATTGAAAGAATAAACCCCAAAAACAAATTCGTTAGCGTATGAGAGTGAATAAGAAATGTAAACCAAAACGGATCATGATAATACTCCCATGAGGGGGTAGCGTTTCTAAATTCCACAGTTTTTCTATAATTAATTATGAGAATAGCGGTAGATACAATTAGCGTATGAATGATCAACAATTTCTTTGATAACTTAGAAAAGAAACCAAGGATCTTTTCATAATTAAAGACAATGATAGTAGCAGTAACAATTAAGACAATCCCTAATGTTAGCGGGTTCATGAGAGTCAACACCTTTATTCTTTAAATTTCCCTTACCTTTGGTCTCTTTCAGTGAAATGTGGAAACTTCGCCTTTAATTTTAATAAAAACATTTCATTTTTTGAGCGATGTTCAACAAGACTAACAGTAATCGAGATGAATAGAAAGAATACAATCATTCCAACAATAAACCCGTTAAATGGCCCAAACATAGAAATAAACATCCCAGATAATGTAGCCACCATAGCAGCAGTTGCTACGGCAATGACAAAGAAAAAGATAGTATATATAGATAACATTGTACCGTACACACCTTCGTATCTTTCAAACCAATCTCTTCCTCTTCGTTTTGGGTAATCAAATAGACATACCACGAATATTGCCAGTGTTACATACAAAAAAATTCCCCAACCTAATTCAGTCAGTTCCACAGTTCCCCCTCCATTACCTGTTATTAAAGATAGACTGCTCATATGACTCGTCAATCATCTTTTGAATATTTGCAAACTTCAATTCATCTATTTCCTTAGACCAGAAATCAGGATTCTCTTTAAGAGACACTAGAAAACTATCCAAATGCAAATGTATATTTGTTAGTAGATTAATATCTTCATTTGATAAAGATCCATTTTGATAATAATTTCTTAATACAAGAATCATATCGTTATGACTAGCAAAATTTACAAACTCTCGTACTGAAGAGGGTATCGTTAGTTCTTGACGAATATAGTCAGAATTAATTCCTAATGAGTTCGCTTCTTTCAGATGGTAGAAAGTATATAAAAGTGATTTTTCTGTATTTTCTAGCTCATTAATTATTGGTAGAATTATCTCCAATTCTTGATTAGCGTTAAATAACATACTCAAGTATTGACGAGTTGCCTCACCTATATATTCGTTTTTTTCTTGTGTTAAATTTACTATGTAGCAGCCAAAAACAAGATTAAGTATTAACGATGCAGCAATGACATAAGTTAGTAGTTTTTTTCGGTTTTGATACAAACAAATCTTCCTTTCATGATGAATATTATAATCATAGCAAAATTCCGAGATGGATATGTGATCCAAATATAGGCAATTCACCCTACAAGTTAGACAATAAAACCCCATTTGCGTTTTCACTACAAATTAGGGCTTACAGGACAATAATGATGGTTTTCCTTTCATCTGTAGCGTTAATTATCTATTGATTTTATCCTTGCCTCTCCTAGAAGCAGTTCTCCAAATTCATATGGAAGATCCCACACATCACCTTTTTTAGCTGATTTCTCAGAGTATATTTTCCCTCCATACTCCAACATATCATTGTAAAAGAACGTCTTCTCTTTTTTCCCATGTTGAAAAACGATTAAGTATAAATTCCCCAGCGGTTCAGGATCATCAAAAAAGGTTTTTGCAGCCTTGTTTATTTCTTCTGTAACTCGTTGGATTTTATCTCGATCTACATCTATATATTCCCGCTTCTGCATATCGGTATTGAGCGTATAAACAATTATCCTATCTACATTACCCGCAATTGGTAGAGCTGAGGACTGCGAACAACTGATCAACGAAAGAACGATCACTACGAACAATAGGTATGTTAAACTCTTAATTTTCATGTTAATCCTCTTTCTTCTTACTATATTTTCATATACTTTACCATAAGCAACACTAAGATCATTCGCCTTTTTGCATTAAAAATTCCTCCTAAAACACAAAAGTTTTTAAAGTTTTTTGCGGAAAGAAGGGGATGATGGTACGATACTTCAAATGAAGTACTTTCTTATTAAGTAGGTGACCTATGAAAAAACATGTCTTATTTGTTTCGCTATTATCAGGCTTGCTTTTGTCTTCTGGTTGTACTTATGAAAACATCCCTAGTTCTAAAGGTGCTGTTGGAAACGAAGCCTTTGAACTTGTCGTTTCTCCGTTTCAATTAGATCGTACAAAAATAGCGAAAGAGCTGTCTTTAGACGAAGGATTTGAAGATCCTGAATATCCTGGTTCCACCATCTTTATTAATGACGACAAAATGTTGATTGTTAACGAAGATAATCACTTTTATTTTCTGAAGCGTAACACTTGCGGTGAAGAGAAGTTAGTAAAAAGCGAAAAGGAATATAGAGAACAGGCTGACCAATTGATGACGATATTTCCATTTGGTAACGATGTCACTTATGAAAGTCTTTTTAAACAACGCAGAGTGGCAGATACCATGTTCGGGTTGTTTTTCCCATTCGGTCCTAACGCAACCACCATTGGATACACGTATAGATATGGTCAGTATATTGACGGAATACGAGTTCATGGTTCCCAAATTGAAGTTGAATACGGGGAATCTGGTATATGTAAATTTGACGGTTTTTGGTTAAGCGTGGAGGAACGTCAATCGGTAGGAGCTATTTCTAAACCACCCGTGAAAGCAACTAGTTCAAATGCTCGTTTAGTTTATGTACCAAAAAATTTAGACTTAGAACAACAAATTAGTCTCTATGGTCCGTACGGTGGAGTAACTAAATTTAATCAATTAAATTTCGAAGACACCAAGACCATCACTCTCGTACCTGTATGGTTAATTGATTATGTTTACTATGATGCTGTGACTGGTGAGAGGTTGGGAGAAGTCGGTCTCGAGTTCCGATAATCCCATAAGTACAAAATAAATAGTCAGTGCTAATGAAACTAAGTAGTTCACTTAACGTGGAGAAACAATAGTATTAGCAATACAAATAACAGACCAAACATCATATTAATTTGGTCTGTTAATTTTGTTGATATATCAACATGTTAGTTGAGTCAATTCGCTTATTAACATTTGAAATAACATTCTAAATCAACAAGTTACAATGGTTATTGTCACCATTAAAATAGGTTTGATGAAAAGGTTCATATTTCACTCGTTATTTTGTTGTAAGGATAATTAAGAAAAAGTTGGAAATTGTAAGATTCATCATATTGTAACGATATAGACTATTGAACTAAAGGGGAGAACCATTGAATATTAAAGTTCCGAAATTCTAACGGTACAGATTTTTTCATGAAATTGAAACCTACTTCATTAAAATCCGTAGATGAGTAGTAGAGATAATAATAAGGAGGCTACAAATAAATGAAAACTAAGAAAGTTCCTAAATCTGTATTTATTCTTACTGCTATATTAGTAATATTAGTCCTTTTACCTTTCATATTGCCAAATAAAAGTCTAGAGGCGTTAAAGGCACTAGAAACGAATGTCATTGAACCTCACTTAAACACTATTTTTAATAAAAATTATGAAATTGTAAGTATAAATGTAGATAGGTATCAAGATACAGAGGACACTCGCACTTATGAGGTAATCTTAAATGAGGAATTCTCTCTCGGACATAATGCAGATTATACTCACTTGAACAGTAGTTATCTTTTAGTAATAAAAGATAACAAAGAGGTTGTGTCTTTTACTCGAAGATAAACTAGATTTAAGGATAAATACAAGTGAGTTTTATAATGTTTTAAATCAACAGAAACAGTTGATAAACCTAAATGTTTTTTAGAATTTTCTTTCACGAAAGAGCAGTTAAAGATGAAAATATAATAAAAATAAAAAAAGCACAGACTTCAATTTGAATGTGCTTTTTTATATGCTGATTTAAATGCTATTTTCAATGCTTTTTGTTGCTGAAATCATATTGTGAATTAAGGGTTTTCTCCACGTTATCTGAACTACTTAAAATGAAAAGCACTGACTATTTTTCATCCTATTATTTACTCGTTTCATTTTTTTCTAGAATGGCGACAGCAGTAGGTAAGATTTTAAAAACTAAAAGTTCTGTCCAGCCCCAACTATATAGAAATGAAAACAAATAAATGAACACTATATTCACATACTGAAATTCTAGTAAAAAAGGTCCGAGTATTGGAAATTGAATAGTATAGAGTAGAAAACAGATACCTACAGTTAACACTAATGCAGAAAAAACGATAATTTTCCACCGAGTCATAAAGTAACGAAAGCCTATCCCAAGTCCTACAGCAAGTAACCCTGTTGTAAAACCAAATATTAATAGTTCTGAAGGTTGGATAATCAATAATAGGAATAAGGTTACAAAATACCCCAATAACCCATGTAAGCCAGCCATTAAGATTGCGATGACAATTGGGAAAGTTGCCAGAGGACTGATTAGCATCCCAATGACCGGGATAAATCCTCCAGCTGATTGAAGGATTGCCGCAAGCAAACCGAGTAGTGCAGTATAAACCAGCTTGTAAGTAGTACTCTTCTGAGTATCTAGGTGTTTACTAATAGGTACGGTTATATCCTTTAAATTCTTCCTCCAATACATAAATCTACACCTGTATTATTCTTTTACGATTCGCCATAGAGAACCAGTTCCAGCACTTTTCTCCCTTGGCCCCATTAACCCGAAATCGACAACATTTAATTGATTACCTTCTGGGTTAAAAATGGCTCCTACCGGTCTAATAGGACCGCTTTGAGCATCAAGTCCACGATTATTACGATAAAAATCACGAATTTGACCAGTCTCAAGATTAACCCGAACAACCTTTAACCCACTATCTCCAGCCATGCTTCCCAGTTGACCAACAAAGACCTGACCGGTATAGCCAAATTCTCGATTCGTTGAAAAAGAGAATTTATTAGAAGATGTATGCGGTTCGAATCTCACAATTGGCTGACCTGCGAGCTTAGGATGGCGTTTCATTAAAAAACTAAGTCGCGGTTTTCCTTCCACTTGAAAACGTGGTGTTGTAACTGGCAACCCACTATAAAAGTCTGGCCACCCATACCAACCATTTTGACTAATCTCCCAAAAATTATCCCAATCTCGATTAATTGGGCGACTACCTCTATCGTCAGCGCCATTGTCAGTTACGTATAGCTTGTTATTAAAAGGCGAAAAAGATAAACCAAAGGGATTTCGAAGTCCATCGGCATATACCTCTAAATTACTACCATCTAAATGACAGCGATATAATACTCCATTTGCATACAAATTTCCTTTAATGACTTCTCCATCCTCACTTTTAACTCCGAAAGGCTTAAACGCACCGGTTTCAACAACCTCCTCATCTTCCTGTAAAGGGTTATCTGTTAAAAAATTCTTACCATTTAACACATAGTCTCTAGCTGGCACATCGTGAAATTGAGGATTTCGTTCAACCCATGATAGATTATCTTTTCCAACTACACCGGAATTCGTTGCTGATCCTACGGTAAAATAAATCATGTTATCTGGTCCTACTTTTATATCTCCAGTGAAATGATCCCCACAAGTTCTCAAATTCGTTACGATTACTTCTTTACTTCCATTTGCAGATACTTTAATAATACTCCCACAACCACCATTAGCATTTTGTCCTATAGCACCTTCTGCTACATAGAAGTATCCATCGTGCCATGTTAAACCAGTGACCGGTCCGCCAAACCCTCCAACAAACGGCCGTATTTCACCATTTGCATCAATTTGGACAATACGACCTTCTCCCGGTTCTGCACCGTAAGCATATCCTGCCTCAGCTAAAAACAAATTTCCTTGATCATCAAACGTAATGACTGTAGGAAATGTTAGTCCTCCAGTTATTTTTTCTAGTCGATAACCCGACTCTAAAAAATATTCCTGCCTGACATATTGATCTTTCTCA contains:
- a CDS encoding GNAT family N-acetyltransferase yields the protein MNIAEEIIISPLKDELIEDINKTNDYFKVFGKVVPSFQSGKWSFEEKLFDETETKEIRFPDDKLDWSLYINREDKALFLAYKNNHCIGQIRIIKDWNRFCYIENIATKKEFRGYGIGKLLLTQAEEWAKQRKLIGMSLEAQDDNLGACKFYVKQGFILGGVDTLKQSYNPNIETTLYWYKLFT
- a CDS encoding HepT-like ribonuclease domain-containing protein, coding for MRDMMIHGYFSINYRIFGDVVQNKIPILKQ
- a CDS encoding DUF86 domain-containing protein, with the protein product MYTAAVKIETYTAGLSFDDFIENDLVSDAVIKNILVIGEATKNFLIN
- a CDS encoding nucleotidyltransferase family protein — its product is MLSQQEILEELSKNLKEWKDKYGVKRIALFGSYTREEQTETSDIDLLVEFKENAMTFDNYMDLKFALEDIFQKQVDLVIFDDIKPALKPIIIRSAKYAEGA
- a CDS encoding PQQ-dependent sugar dehydrogenase → MYNGYLPNEMIDKEFRWEYVNYGLYHQLNELNNDERLHSRVNDLVKMQEAQLVVLQQTSTGNGLRLRNYPEYYSAAKNTSELLKELLKRENELLLEYKSYRSYFLPPNAFQVGQIDELISNKENQLQILTELSQCYKCEKDQYVRQEYFLESGYRLEKITGGLTFPTVITFDDQGNLFLAEAGYAYGAEPGEGRIVQIDANGEIRPFVGGFGGPVTGLTWHDGYFYVAEGAIGQNANGGCGSIIKVSANGSKEVIVTNLRTCGDHFTGDIKVGPDNMIYFTVGSATNSGVVGKDNLSWVERNPQFHDVPARDYVLNGKNFLTDNPLQEDEEVVETGAFKPFGVKSEDGEVIKGNLYANGVLYRCHLDGSNLEVYADGLRNPFGLSFSPFNNKLYVTDNGADDRGSRPINRDWDNFWEISQNGWYGWPDFYSGLPVTTPRFQVEGKPRLSFLMKRHPKLAGQPIVRFEPHTSSNKFSFSTNREFGYTGQVFVGQLGSMAGDSGLKVVRVNLETGQIRDFYRNNRGLDAQSGPIRPVGAIFNPEGNQLNVVDFGLMGPREKSAGTGSLWRIVKE